A stretch of Numenius arquata chromosome 11, bNumArq3.hap1.1, whole genome shotgun sequence DNA encodes these proteins:
- the LOC141470158 gene encoding protocadherin gamma-A12-like, whose protein sequence is MCGAGSRWVRRERALLWCVLVAAWEAAWGQLRYSVPEEMPKGSFVGDVAKDLAIELTALQDRGARIIDRGRRQYFSLHGKTGHLVTAERIDREQLCRLVAKCVLRCEVVVEGEMQVYGIEVEITDINDNAPSFKESEVEERISETTSPGWRFPLAEAHDPDVGRNSLQSYELSGDEHFSLAVQAGPGGDQRPELVLAKALDREEAAFHEVVLRASDGGEPPRTGTARIRVLVVDANDNAPAFSQAEYTVRVAEDVPVGSVLVTVTATDADDGINGDVKYSLKKATDLATELFQLDPKTGAITLVRSLDFEDVESYELKVQARDGGGLFDTAKVDITVTDVNDNTPELSVTSQLSTISEDAPPGTVVALVHVQDPDSGANGQVSCSLDGGVPFRLSRSRGSYYSVLTARELDREEVSEYNVTVLAADGGSPSLRSSAVLALRVLDVNDNAPVFAEARYSARVPENNAAGALLLRVRAWDADWGANARVRYRLWEGRVRGAPLSSYVSVQAETGALYALRSFDYEEVREVGLWVRAEDGGAPALSSNVSVRLEIVDENDNAPQVLYPPPAPASASGSGSGSASEWWSGVELWPRSAEAGSLVAKVVAVDADAGQNAWLSYELAKATEPGLFRVGLHSGEVRTARLPLARDAARQSLVVVVKDHGRPALSATATLRVVLGESVAELLSELGSAAAAAAAAPGEAAGSLTRWLVLAVAAVSCLFLAFMLLLLALRLRRWRRSQLPAAGSGALRGVPASHFVGIDGVRAFLRSYSHEVSLTADSRKSQLRFSGGSCCDTLPARPPPDEPAPLLHEDPDGARRADPAAPPYGDVKMYV, encoded by the exons ATGTGCGGGGCCGGGAGTCGGTGGGTCCGGCGGGAGCGAGCCCTGCTGTGGTGCGTCCTGGTGGCGGCGTGGGAGGCGGCGTGGGGTCAGCTGCGCTACTCGGTTCCCGAGGAGATGCCGAAGGGCTCGTTCGTGGGCGACGTGGCCAAGGACCTGGCGATTGAGCTCACGGCGCTGCAAGACCGCGGTGCCCGCATCATAGACAGAGGCAGGAGGCAGTATTTCTCCCTTCACGGGAAGACGGGACATTTAGTGACGGCAGAGAGGATAGACAGAGAGCAGCTGTGCCGGCTGGTGGCGAAATGCGTGCTGCGCtgtgaggtggtggtggagggggaaATGCAAGTTTACGGAATCGAAGTGGAAATCACCGACATTAATGACAACGCCCCCAGTTTCAAGGAATCAGAGGTAGAGGAGAGAATAAGCGAGACGACATCCCCGGGTTGGCGGTTTCCTTTGGCCGAGGCTCACGACCCGGACGTGGGACGGAATTCCCTGCAGAGCTACGAGCTGAGCGGCGACGAGCACTTCTCGCTGGCCGTGCAGGCGGGCCCCGGCGGGGACCAGCGTCCCGAGCTGGTGCTGGCGAAGGCGCTGGACCGGGAGGAGGCGGCGTTCCACGAGGTGGTGCTGAGAGCGAGCGACGGCGGAGAGCCGCCGCGGACGGGCACGGCGCGGATCCGCGTGTTGGTGGTGGACGCCAACGACAACGCGCCTGCATTCAGCCAGGCGGAGTACACGGTGCGTGTGGCGGAGGACGTGCCCGTGGGCTCCGTCCTCGTCACCGTCACGGCCACTGACGCCGATGATGGGATCAACGGGGACGTCAAGTACTCTTTGAAGAAAGCTACCGACCTGGCAACAGAGTTATTCCAGCTGGACCCTAAGACGGGAGCGATCACTTTAGTGCGAAGCCTGGACTTCGAGGATGTCGAGTCGTACGAACTGAAGGTGCAGGCACGGGACGGCGGAGGACTTTTCGACACTGCGAAAGTGGATATCACCGTGACAGACGTGAACGACAACACGCCGGAGCTGTCAGTGACTTCTCAGCTGAGCACGATCTCTGAGGACGCCCCGCCGGGGACGGTGGTGGCCCTGGTGCACGTGCAGGACCCGGACTCGGGGGCCAACGGCCAGGTGTCCTGCTCACTGGACGGGGGAGTCCCGTTCCGGCTGAGCAGGTCGCGGGGCAGCTACTACAGCGTGCTGACGGCGAGGGAGCTGGACCGTGAGGAGGTGTCGGAGTACAACGTGACGGTGCTGGCGGCGGACGGCGGGTCGCCGTCGCTGCGGAGCAGCGCGGTGCTGGCGCTGCGGGTgctggacgtgaacgacaacgcgccggtgTTCGCGGAGGCGCGGTACAGCGCGCGGGTGCCCGAGAACAACGCGGCGGGCGCGCTGCTGCTGAGGGTGCGGGCGTGGGACGCGGACTGGGGTGCGAACGCGCGCGTGCGGTACCGGCTGTGGGAGGGGCGGGTGCGGGGCGCGCCGCTGTCGTCGTACGTGTCGGTGCAGGCGGAGACGGGCGCGCTGTACGCGCTGCGCTCCTTCGACTACGAGGAGGTGCGCgaggtggggctgtgggtgcggGCGGAGGACGGCGGCGCGCCGGCGCTGAGCAGCAACGTGTCGGTGCGGCTGGAGATCGTGGAcgagaacgacaacgcgccgcagGTGCTGTAcccgccgccggcgccggccTCGGCCTCGGGCTCGGGCTCGGGCTCGGCCTCGGAGTGGTGGTCGGGCGTGGAGCTGTGGCCGCGGTCGGCGGAGGCCGGGTCgctggtggccaaggtggtggcGGTGGACGCGGACGCGGGTCAGAACGCGTGGCTGTCGTACGAGCTGGCCAAGGCGACGGAGCCGGGTCTGTTCCGCGTGGGGCTGCACAGCGGCGAGGTGCGGACGGCGCGGTTGCCGCTGGCCCGCGACGCGGCGCGGCAgagcctggtggtggtggtgaaggaccACGGGCGGCCGGCGCTGTCGGCCACGGCcacgctgagggtggtgctggGCGAGAGCGTGGCCGAGCTGCTGTCGGAGctgggcagcgcggcggcggcggcggcggcggcgccgggcgaggcgGCCGGCAGCCTGACGCGCTGGCTGGTGCTGGCCGTGGCGGCcgtctcctgcctcttcctcgccttcatgctgctgctgctggcgctgcgcCTGCGGCGCTGGCGCCGCTCGCAgctgccggcggcgggcagcggcgcctTGCGCGGCGTCCCGGCCTCGCACTTCGTGGGCATCGACGGCGTCCGCGCCTTCCTGCGCTCCTACTCGCACGAGGTCTCGCTCACCGCCGACTCGCGCAAGAGCCAGCTCCGCTTCTCGGGCGGCAGCTGCTGCGACACCctgccggcccgcccgccgcctgaCGAGCCCGCGCCGCTGCTCCACGAGGACCCTGACGGCGCCCGCCGCGCTgaccccgccgctcccccg TATGGAGATGTGAAGATGTATGTGTGA